A window of Ipomoea triloba cultivar NCNSP0323 chromosome 2, ASM357664v1 contains these coding sequences:
- the LOC116009478 gene encoding NAC transcription factor 56-like — translation MESTDSSSGSQQPQLPPGFRFHPTDEELVVHYLKKKAASAPLPVAIIAEVDLYKFDPWELPAKATFGEQEWYFFSPRDRKYPNGARPNRAATSGYWKATGTDKPVLTAGGTQKVGVKKALVFYGGKPPKGVKTNWIMHEYRLADNKTTNKPPGLDIANRSKGGSLRLDDWVLCRIYKKNNSQRPLDHESDDLNDMLGSIHPSVPFAPQHKMGLKPPSNYGALLQTDHIFDHALVPSDPSIGGARSAQLPFVPPTPNLLPTKRTLPGLFWNTVDDSSANHHHPADASPDPPTKRFLADNNETSISRSDEQNGSIATLLSHLPQTPSLHQQTMLGALNDGVFRQPYQVSGINWYS, via the exons ATGGAGAGCACCGATTCATCGAGCGGATCACAGCAGCCTCAGCTCCCGCCGGGCTTCCGCTTCCACCCGACCGACGAGGAGCTCGTCGTTCACTACCTCAAGAAGAAGGCCGCCTCCGCCCCGCTTCCGGTGGCTATCATAGCTGAAGTCGATCTCTACAAGTTTGATCCATGGGAGCTTCCAG CTAAGGCGACGTTTGGGGAGCAAGAATGGTATTTTTTTAGTCCGAGAGACAGGAAGTATCCTAATGGAGCGAGGCCAAACAGAGCGGCGACTTCCGGTTACTGGAAGGCGACGGGGACGGATAAGCCGGTGTTGACGGCGGGAGGGACGCAGAAAGTGGGGGTGAAGAAAGCGCTGGTTTTCTACGGCGGAAAGCCGCCTAAAGGAGTGAAGACTAATTGGATCATGCATGAATATCGCCTTGCGGATAATAAGACCACTAATAAGCCTCCTGGATTGGACATCGCCAATAGATCAAAAGGCGGCTCTTTAAGG CTTGATGATTGGGTTTTGTGTCGTATTTACAAGAAGAACAACTCGCAAAGGCCGTTGGATCACGAGAGCGATGATCTGAACGATATGTTGGGATCGATTCATCCTTCTGTACCATTTGCTCCCCAGCACAAGATGGGACTAAAGCCGCCCTCCAATTATGGCGCATTGCTCCAAACTGATCACATCTTCGACCACGCCTTGGTTCCTAGCGACCCCTCAATCGGCGGCGCCAGGTCGGCTCAGCTCCCCTTTGTCCCGCCGACCCCCAATCTCCTCCCTACAAAGCGGACCCTCCCGGGGCTCTTCTGGAACACCGTTGACGACTCCTCCGCCAATCACCACCACCCCGCCGACGCCTCCCCGGATCCCCCGACCAAAAGATTCCTCGCCGACAACAACGAAACAAGCATTTCTCGAAGCGACGAGCAGAACGGCTCCATAGCCACACTCCTAAGCCACCTGCCCCAAACCCCTTCACTGCACCAACAAACCATGTTGGGGGCCCTAAACGACGGCGTTTTCCGCCAACCCTACCAGGTTTCCGGCATCAATTGGTACTCTTAA